One Mangifera indica cultivar Alphonso chromosome 4, CATAS_Mindica_2.1, whole genome shotgun sequence genomic region harbors:
- the LOC123213413 gene encoding nucleobase-ascorbate transporter 4-like isoform X3, which translates to MAAGEGGQKVDEFQPHPVKDQLPGVDVCASSSPSWPEAVFLGFQHYLVMLGTTVLIPTILVPLMGGGNKEKAEVINTLLFVAGLNTLTQTLFGTRLPVVMGGSYAFIIPTVSIAISNRFNIYVDPHEWFKQSMRAIQGALIIASLFHMIIGFFGFWRIFGRFLSPLAAVPLVTLTGLGLYALGFPQLAKCVEIGLPALVILVLVSQYIPHMLKSRRGTIERFSVLFTVAVVWGYAEILTLAGAYDRRSLKTQLSCRTDRSGLLSAAPWIRIPYPFQWGLPSFNAGDSFAMMASSLVAIIESTGTFIAASRYGSATPMPPSVLSRGIGWQGIGILLDGAFGTGSGTTASVENAGLLGLTRNGSRRVVQISAGFMIFFSILGKFGAVLASILLPIVAALYCVFFAYVGSAGLSFLQFCNLNSFRTKFILGFSLCMGLSVPQYFNEYVVTSGHGPVHSGSTAFNNIFQVIFSSPATVAIIVAYFLDCTHSVKHSETRRDSGRHWWTKFRYFERDSRSEEFYLLAFKLNRFFPSI; encoded by the exons ATGGCTGCCGGAGAAGGAGGCCAAAAAGTTGATGAGTTTCAGCCACATCCTGTTAAAGATCAACTTCCTGGCGTCGACGTCTGCGCTTCGAGCTCTCCTTCATGGc CTGAAGCGGTTTTTCTTGGGTTTCAGCACTACTTGGTAATGCTTGGAACAACTGTTCTCATTCCAACCATACTTGTCCCATTGATGGGTGGTGGCAAC AAAGAGAAGGCTGAAGTGATAAATACTTTGCTCTTTGTTGCGGGCTTAAACACGCTCACTCAAACTCTGTTTGGCACTCGGCTTCCAGTTGTGATGGGTGGTTCATATGCTTTCATTATTCCAACTGTCTCCATTGCCATCTCTAACAGATTCAACATATATGTTGATCCTCATGAG TGGTTTAAACAGTCCATGAGAGCTATACAAGGGGCACTCATTATTGCATCACTTTTTCATATGATCATTGGTTTCTTTGGCTTCTGGAGAATTTTTGGAAG ATTTCTGAGCCCTCTTGCCGCAGTTCCTTTGGTAACTCTTACTGGACTTGGGCTCTATGCTCTAGGCTTCCCTCAG CTGGCAAAATGCGTCGAAATTGGACTCCCAGCATTGGTGATTTTGGTTCTCGTATCTCAG TACATTCCCCATATGTTGAAATCCAGAAGAGGCACGATTGAGCGATTCTCCGTCCTCTTCACCGTCGCTGTTGTATGGGGATATGCTGAAATTTTGACTCTAGCTGGGGCATATGATAGAAGATCCctaaaaactcaattaagtTGTCGTACTGATCGTTCTGGACTCCTTAGTGCTGCTCCATG GATAAGGATTCCATATCCATTTCAGTGGGGCTTACCCAGTTTTAATGCCGGTGATTCTTTTGCAATGATGGCTTCTTCTTTGGTTGCTATTATTGAG TCTACAGGCACTTTTATTGCAGCATCAAGATACGGAAGCGCCACTCCTATGCCGCCTTCTGTACTTAGCCGTGGTATTGGTTGGCAG GGAATAGGTATACTGCTTGATGGTGCTTTTGGCACAGGAAGTGGCACCACTGCTTCAGT TGAGAATGCAGGTCTTTTGGGATTAACACGAAATGGAAGTCGAAGAGTCGTTCAAATATCTGCTGGATTTATGATTTTCTTCTCTATATTAG GAAAATTCGGGGCTGTTCTCGCTTCAATACTATTACCAATTGTAGCAGCTCTGTACTGTGTCTTCTTTGCCTATGTGG GTTCTGCTGGGTTGAGTTTCCTACAGTTTTGCAATCTAAACAGCTTCAGGACTAAGTTCATTTTAGGCTTCTCTCTTTGCATGGGGCTTTCTGTGCCACAGTACTTCAATGAATATGTAGTGACTTCTGGTCATGGCCCAGTACACTCTGGCTCAACAGCG TTCAACAACATATTTCAAGTGATTTTCTCGTCCCCAGCCACAGTTGCAATTATAGTTGCTTACTTCTTGGACTGCACTCACAGCGTTAAGCACAGTGAAACCCGGCGAGATAGTGGCAGGCACTGGTGGACGAAGTTCCGGTATTTCGAACGAGATTCAAGGAGCGAGGAGTTCTATTTGCTGGCCTTCAAACTTAATAGGTTCTTCCCTTCAATCTAG
- the LOC123213126 gene encoding cysteine-rich and transmembrane domain-containing protein WIH2-like — translation MSYYNQQQAPVGVPPPQGYPAEGYPKDAYPAPGYPPPQYPPQYAQPPPPPPPPPSQQKQVGCLEACLAALCCCCVLEACCF, via the exons ATGAGTTACTACAATCAGCAACAGGCCCCCGTCGGCGTCCCTCCTCCTCAAG GTTATCCGGCGGAAGGATATCCTAAGGATGCCTATCCGGCTCCAGGATATCCCCCTCCTCAGTACCCACCTCAATACGCCCAACCTCCGCCTCCGCCTCCTCCTCCGCCTTCGCAACAAAAACAAGTTGGTTGCTTAGAAGCATG TTTGGCTGCTTTGTGCTGTTGCTGCGTGCTGGAGGCC
- the LOC123213413 gene encoding nucleobase-ascorbate transporter 4-like isoform X2, with product MAAGEGGQKVDEFQPHPVKDQLPGVDVCASSSPSWPEAVFLGFQHYLVMLGTTVLIPTILVPLMGGGNKEKAEVINTLLFVAGLNTLTQTLFGTRLPVVMGGSYAFIIPTVSIAISNRFNIYVDPHESMRAIQGALIIASLFHMIIGFFGFWRIFGRFLSPLAAVPLVTLTGLGLYALGFPQLAKCVEIGLPALVILVLVSQYIPHMLKSRRGTIERFSVLFTVAVVWGYAEILTLAGAYDRRSLKTQLSCRTDRSGLLSAAPWIRIPYPFQWGLPSFNAGDSFAMMASSLVAIIESTGTFIAASRYGSATPMPPSVLSRGIGWQVANNFIISHFIMCYTLWPQVLISRYWFKIFYSQGIGILLDGAFGTGSGTTASVENAGLLGLTRNGSRRVVQISAGFMIFFSILGKFGAVLASILLPIVAALYCVFFAYVGSAGLSFLQFCNLNSFRTKFILGFSLCMGLSVPQYFNEYVVTSGHGPVHSGSTAFNNIFQVIFSSPATVAIIVAYFLDCTHSVKHSETRRDSGRHWWTKFRYFERDSRSEEFYLLAFKLNRFFPSI from the exons ATGGCTGCCGGAGAAGGAGGCCAAAAAGTTGATGAGTTTCAGCCACATCCTGTTAAAGATCAACTTCCTGGCGTCGACGTCTGCGCTTCGAGCTCTCCTTCATGGc CTGAAGCGGTTTTTCTTGGGTTTCAGCACTACTTGGTAATGCTTGGAACAACTGTTCTCATTCCAACCATACTTGTCCCATTGATGGGTGGTGGCAAC AAAGAGAAGGCTGAAGTGATAAATACTTTGCTCTTTGTTGCGGGCTTAAACACGCTCACTCAAACTCTGTTTGGCACTCGGCTTCCAGTTGTGATGGGTGGTTCATATGCTTTCATTATTCCAACTGTCTCCATTGCCATCTCTAACAGATTCAACATATATGTTGATCCTCATGAG TCCATGAGAGCTATACAAGGGGCACTCATTATTGCATCACTTTTTCATATGATCATTGGTTTCTTTGGCTTCTGGAGAATTTTTGGAAG ATTTCTGAGCCCTCTTGCCGCAGTTCCTTTGGTAACTCTTACTGGACTTGGGCTCTATGCTCTAGGCTTCCCTCAG CTGGCAAAATGCGTCGAAATTGGACTCCCAGCATTGGTGATTTTGGTTCTCGTATCTCAG TACATTCCCCATATGTTGAAATCCAGAAGAGGCACGATTGAGCGATTCTCCGTCCTCTTCACCGTCGCTGTTGTATGGGGATATGCTGAAATTTTGACTCTAGCTGGGGCATATGATAGAAGATCCctaaaaactcaattaagtTGTCGTACTGATCGTTCTGGACTCCTTAGTGCTGCTCCATG GATAAGGATTCCATATCCATTTCAGTGGGGCTTACCCAGTTTTAATGCCGGTGATTCTTTTGCAATGATGGCTTCTTCTTTGGTTGCTATTATTGAG TCTACAGGCACTTTTATTGCAGCATCAAGATACGGAAGCGCCACTCCTATGCCGCCTTCTGTACTTAGCCGTGGTATTGGTTGGCAGGTAgcaaacaattttatcatttctcaCTTCATTATGTGCTACACTCTGTGGCCGCAGGTCCTGATATCAAGATAttggttcaaaattttttattctcagGGAATAGGTATACTGCTTGATGGTGCTTTTGGCACAGGAAGTGGCACCACTGCTTCAGT TGAGAATGCAGGTCTTTTGGGATTAACACGAAATGGAAGTCGAAGAGTCGTTCAAATATCTGCTGGATTTATGATTTTCTTCTCTATATTAG GAAAATTCGGGGCTGTTCTCGCTTCAATACTATTACCAATTGTAGCAGCTCTGTACTGTGTCTTCTTTGCCTATGTGG GTTCTGCTGGGTTGAGTTTCCTACAGTTTTGCAATCTAAACAGCTTCAGGACTAAGTTCATTTTAGGCTTCTCTCTTTGCATGGGGCTTTCTGTGCCACAGTACTTCAATGAATATGTAGTGACTTCTGGTCATGGCCCAGTACACTCTGGCTCAACAGCG TTCAACAACATATTTCAAGTGATTTTCTCGTCCCCAGCCACAGTTGCAATTATAGTTGCTTACTTCTTGGACTGCACTCACAGCGTTAAGCACAGTGAAACCCGGCGAGATAGTGGCAGGCACTGGTGGACGAAGTTCCGGTATTTCGAACGAGATTCAAGGAGCGAGGAGTTCTATTTGCTGGCCTTCAAACTTAATAGGTTCTTCCCTTCAATCTAG
- the LOC123213413 gene encoding nucleobase-ascorbate transporter 4-like isoform X1 has protein sequence MAAGEGGQKVDEFQPHPVKDQLPGVDVCASSSPSWPEAVFLGFQHYLVMLGTTVLIPTILVPLMGGGNKEKAEVINTLLFVAGLNTLTQTLFGTRLPVVMGGSYAFIIPTVSIAISNRFNIYVDPHEWFKQSMRAIQGALIIASLFHMIIGFFGFWRIFGRFLSPLAAVPLVTLTGLGLYALGFPQLAKCVEIGLPALVILVLVSQYIPHMLKSRRGTIERFSVLFTVAVVWGYAEILTLAGAYDRRSLKTQLSCRTDRSGLLSAAPWIRIPYPFQWGLPSFNAGDSFAMMASSLVAIIESTGTFIAASRYGSATPMPPSVLSRGIGWQVANNFIISHFIMCYTLWPQVLISRYWFKIFYSQGIGILLDGAFGTGSGTTASVENAGLLGLTRNGSRRVVQISAGFMIFFSILGKFGAVLASILLPIVAALYCVFFAYVGSAGLSFLQFCNLNSFRTKFILGFSLCMGLSVPQYFNEYVVTSGHGPVHSGSTAFNNIFQVIFSSPATVAIIVAYFLDCTHSVKHSETRRDSGRHWWTKFRYFERDSRSEEFYLLAFKLNRFFPSI, from the exons ATGGCTGCCGGAGAAGGAGGCCAAAAAGTTGATGAGTTTCAGCCACATCCTGTTAAAGATCAACTTCCTGGCGTCGACGTCTGCGCTTCGAGCTCTCCTTCATGGc CTGAAGCGGTTTTTCTTGGGTTTCAGCACTACTTGGTAATGCTTGGAACAACTGTTCTCATTCCAACCATACTTGTCCCATTGATGGGTGGTGGCAAC AAAGAGAAGGCTGAAGTGATAAATACTTTGCTCTTTGTTGCGGGCTTAAACACGCTCACTCAAACTCTGTTTGGCACTCGGCTTCCAGTTGTGATGGGTGGTTCATATGCTTTCATTATTCCAACTGTCTCCATTGCCATCTCTAACAGATTCAACATATATGTTGATCCTCATGAG TGGTTTAAACAGTCCATGAGAGCTATACAAGGGGCACTCATTATTGCATCACTTTTTCATATGATCATTGGTTTCTTTGGCTTCTGGAGAATTTTTGGAAG ATTTCTGAGCCCTCTTGCCGCAGTTCCTTTGGTAACTCTTACTGGACTTGGGCTCTATGCTCTAGGCTTCCCTCAG CTGGCAAAATGCGTCGAAATTGGACTCCCAGCATTGGTGATTTTGGTTCTCGTATCTCAG TACATTCCCCATATGTTGAAATCCAGAAGAGGCACGATTGAGCGATTCTCCGTCCTCTTCACCGTCGCTGTTGTATGGGGATATGCTGAAATTTTGACTCTAGCTGGGGCATATGATAGAAGATCCctaaaaactcaattaagtTGTCGTACTGATCGTTCTGGACTCCTTAGTGCTGCTCCATG GATAAGGATTCCATATCCATTTCAGTGGGGCTTACCCAGTTTTAATGCCGGTGATTCTTTTGCAATGATGGCTTCTTCTTTGGTTGCTATTATTGAG TCTACAGGCACTTTTATTGCAGCATCAAGATACGGAAGCGCCACTCCTATGCCGCCTTCTGTACTTAGCCGTGGTATTGGTTGGCAGGTAgcaaacaattttatcatttctcaCTTCATTATGTGCTACACTCTGTGGCCGCAGGTCCTGATATCAAGATAttggttcaaaattttttattctcagGGAATAGGTATACTGCTTGATGGTGCTTTTGGCACAGGAAGTGGCACCACTGCTTCAGT TGAGAATGCAGGTCTTTTGGGATTAACACGAAATGGAAGTCGAAGAGTCGTTCAAATATCTGCTGGATTTATGATTTTCTTCTCTATATTAG GAAAATTCGGGGCTGTTCTCGCTTCAATACTATTACCAATTGTAGCAGCTCTGTACTGTGTCTTCTTTGCCTATGTGG GTTCTGCTGGGTTGAGTTTCCTACAGTTTTGCAATCTAAACAGCTTCAGGACTAAGTTCATTTTAGGCTTCTCTCTTTGCATGGGGCTTTCTGTGCCACAGTACTTCAATGAATATGTAGTGACTTCTGGTCATGGCCCAGTACACTCTGGCTCAACAGCG TTCAACAACATATTTCAAGTGATTTTCTCGTCCCCAGCCACAGTTGCAATTATAGTTGCTTACTTCTTGGACTGCACTCACAGCGTTAAGCACAGTGAAACCCGGCGAGATAGTGGCAGGCACTGGTGGACGAAGTTCCGGTATTTCGAACGAGATTCAAGGAGCGAGGAGTTCTATTTGCTGGCCTTCAAACTTAATAGGTTCTTCCCTTCAATCTAG
- the LOC123213125 gene encoding nucleobase-ascorbate transporter 4-like, with amino-acid sequence MSDTEGGQQVDEFQPHPVRVQLPGVDNCASSSPSWPEAVFLGFQHYLVMLGTTVLIPTILVPLMGGGNKEKAEVINTLLFVAGLNTLTQTLFGTRLPVVMGGSYAFIIPTVSIAISNRFDICIDPHQRFKQSMRAIQGALIIASLFHMIIGFSGLWRIFGRFLNPLAKVPLVTLTGLGFHPLRFPQLAKCVEIGLPALVILVLVSQYIPHKLKSRKGTIERFAVLFTVAVVWGYAEILTLAGAYDRRSLKTQLSCRTDRSGLLSAAPWIRIPYPFQWGRPSFNAGDSFAMMASSLVAIIESTGTFIAASRYGGATPIPPSVLSRGIGWQGIGILLDGVFGTGSGTTASVENAGLLGLTRNGSRRVVQISAGFMIFFSILGKFGAVVASIPLPIVTALYCVFYAYVGSAGLSFLQFCNLNSFRTKFILGFSLFMGLSVPQYFNEYIVTSGHGPVHSGSTAFNNIFQVIFSSPATVAIIVAYILDCTHSVTDCETWRDSGRHWIRFWYFELHSRSKEFYALAFRLDRFFPSS; translated from the exons ATGTCTGACACAGAAGGAGGCCAGCAAGTTGATGAGTTTCAGCCACATCCTGTTAGAGTTCAACTTCCTGGCGTCGACAACTGCGCTTCGAGCTCTCCTTCATGGc CTGAAGCGGTTTTTCTTGGGTTTCAGCACTACTTGGTAATGCTTGGAACAACTGTTCTCATTCCAACCATACTTGTCCCATTGATGGGTGGTGGCAAT AAAGAGAAGGCTGAAGTGATAAATACTTTGCTCTTTGTTGCGGGCTTAAACACGCTCACTCAAACTCTGTTTGGCACTCGGCTTCCAGTTGTGATGGGTGGTTCATATGCTTTCATTATTCCAACTGTCTCCATTGCCATCTCTAACAGATTCGACATTTGTATTGATCCTCATCAG AGGTTTAAACAGTCCATGAGAGCTATACAAGGGGCACTCATTATTGCATCACTTTTTCATATGATCATTGGTTTCTCTGGCCTCTGGAGAATTTTTGGAAG ATTTCTGAACCCTCTTGCCAAAGTTCCTTTGGTAACTCTTACTGGACTTGGGTTCCATCCTCTACGTTTCCCTCAG CTGGCAAAATGCGTCGAAATTGGACTTCCAGCATTGGTGATTTTGGTTCTCGTATCTCAG TACATTCCCCATAAGTTGAAATCCAGAAAAGGCACGATTGAGCGATTCGCCGTCCTCTTCACCGTCGCTGTTGTATGGGGATATGCTGAAATTTTGACTCTAGCTGGGGCATATGATAGAAGATCCctaaaaactcaattaagtTGTCGTACTGACCGTTCTGGACTCCTTAGTGCTGCTCCATG GATAAGGATTCCATATCCATTTCAGTGGGGTCGTCCCAGTTTTAATGCCGGTGATTCTTTTGCAATGATGGCTTCTTCTTTGGTTGCTATTATTGAG TCTACAGGCACTTTTATTGCAGCATCAAGATACGGAGGCGCCACTCCTATTCCGCCTTCTGTACTTAGCCGTGGTATTGGTTGGCAG GGAATAGGTATACTGCTTGATGGTGTTTTTGGCACAGGAAGTGGCACCACTGCTTCGGT TGAGAATGCAGGTCTTTTGGGATTAACACGAAATGGAAGTCGAAGAGTCGTTCAAATATCTGCTGGATTTATGATTTTCTTCTCTATATTAG GAAAATTTGGGGCTGTTGTCGCTTCTATACCATTACCAATTGTGACAGCTCTGTACTGTGTCTTCTATGCCTATGTGG GTTCTGCTGGGTTGAGTTTCCTACAGTTTTGCAATCTAAACAGCTTCAGGACTAAGTTCATTTTAGGCTTCTCTCTTTTCATGGGGCTTTCTGTGCCACAGTACTTCAATGAATATATAGTGACTTCTGGTCATGGCCCAGTACACTCTGGCTCAACAGCG TTCAACAACATATTTCAAGTGATTTTCTCGTCCCCAGCCACAGTTGCAATTATAGTTGCTTACATCTTGGACTGCACTCACAGCGTTACGGACTGTGAAACCTGGCGAGATAGTGGCAGGCACTGGATTCGGTTCTGGTATTTCGAACTACATTCAAGGAGCAAGGAGTTCTATGCGCTGGCCTTCAGACTTGATAGGTTCTTCCCTTCAAGCTAG